The following are encoded in a window of Pseudalgibacter alginicilyticus genomic DNA:
- the trmB gene encoding tRNA (guanosine(46)-N7)-methyltransferase TrmB, whose product MGSKNKLRRFKENETFANVVQPTRDELVNSNFNLKGNWNSSFFKKDQPLVLELGCGKGEYSVALAKKYPNKNFIGIDIKGARFWRGAKTAVEENIPNVGFLRTQIELINYAFASQEVDEIWITFPDPQIKYKRTKHRMTNAEFLKRYKIILKPDGVVNLKTDSEFMHGYTLGLLHGSGHEVLYANHNVYKQEGSPEEVTSIQTFYESQYLEQNKPITYIRFKIK is encoded by the coding sequence GTGGGAAGCAAAAACAAACTACGCAGATTCAAAGAAAATGAAACCTTTGCAAATGTTGTTCAACCAACAAGAGACGAATTAGTAAATAGTAATTTCAATTTAAAAGGAAATTGGAATAGCTCTTTTTTTAAAAAAGACCAGCCTTTAGTTTTGGAACTGGGTTGTGGAAAAGGCGAGTATTCTGTAGCATTAGCAAAAAAATATCCTAATAAAAATTTTATTGGTATTGATATAAAAGGAGCTCGTTTCTGGCGAGGAGCTAAAACAGCCGTTGAAGAAAATATTCCTAACGTTGGTTTTCTCCGAACTCAAATAGAACTTATAAATTATGCCTTTGCTTCGCAAGAAGTAGATGAAATTTGGATTACATTTCCAGATCCTCAAATAAAATATAAGCGGACGAAACACCGTATGACAAATGCTGAATTTTTAAAACGTTATAAAATTATTTTAAAGCCTGATGGTGTTGTCAATCTTAAAACGGATAGCGAATTTATGCACGGCTATACACTTGGTTTATTGCATGGATCAGGACATGAAGTGTTATATGCTAATCACAACGTGTACAAGCAAGAAGGCAGTCCAGAAGAAGTTACAAGTATTCAAACCTTTTATGAGTCACAATATTTAGAACAAAACAAGCCAATTACGTATATTCGGTTTAAAATAAAATAG
- a CDS encoding LysE family transporter, which yields MDITFIFFLGFFIALIGVVPPGLLNMTAAKVSLKEGHVRGIMFSIGTCLIVLVQTYLATIFARYLSMHLEVVEILKRAALVIFILITVYFLFIAKSKPQQQVEPQVRSKHSRFFQGMLLSSLNVFPIPYQAYMTITLATYGWMAFDQISIVSYVVGAVMGTFVMLYMYIFFFDKIKSKTFTSQKNMNRIIGGITGVISVITFINIIKDL from the coding sequence GTGGACATTACATTTATCTTTTTTTTAGGCTTTTTTATAGCATTGATAGGGGTCGTTCCACCTGGTTTATTGAATATGACAGCCGCTAAGGTAAGTTTAAAAGAAGGTCATGTTAGAGGTATTATGTTTTCTATTGGCACTTGTCTTATTGTATTGGTACAAACATATTTAGCAACTATTTTTGCACGATATTTAAGTATGCATTTAGAAGTTGTTGAAATTTTGAAACGGGCAGCTCTTGTTATTTTTATCTTGATAACTGTTTATTTTTTATTTATAGCTAAAAGCAAACCACAACAGCAAGTAGAGCCTCAAGTTCGGAGCAAGCATAGTCGTTTTTTTCAAGGTATGCTTTTGTCATCTTTAAATGTGTTTCCCATTCCGTACCAAGCTTATATGACTATTACATTAGCAACTTATGGATGGATGGCATTCGATCAGATTAGCATTGTATCCTACGTAGTAGGTGCTGTTATGGGGACTTTTGTCATGCTTTATATGTATATTTTCTTTTTTGATAAAATAAAAAGTAAAACCTTTACATCTCAAAAAAACATGAACCGTATTATTGGTGGTATTACAGGTGTTATTTCTGTAATTACATTCATTAATATTATTAAAGATTTGTAG
- a CDS encoding glycosyltransferase produces the protein MKKRILIASLNWGLGHATRCIPIIDALLAHGFEPIIASDGFALSLLQKEFPNLLSIELPAYNITYAKNGAHFKLKLLKDSPKVLKAINSEKETVKEIIETYNIQGIISDNRLGVRSKKVPSIFITHQLNVLSGNTTWLSTKMHQKIIKKFDVCWVPDVKGSTNLSGKLSHTHVFEIPTEYIGPLSRLELKPKTITNNLLVLLSGPEPQRTLLEEKLLLELKNYPKKVVFVKGVLEKEQTIQTMGNLTIYNFMTSSLLEKTINESEFIISRSGYTTIMDLAKLNKKAFFIPTPGQYEQEYLAKRLTELEFAPSCSQETFTISQLEKINNFKGLSSFHFKTDFKRLFSLFESK, from the coding sequence ATGAAAAAAAGGATTTTAATTGCATCGTTGAATTGGGGACTAGGTCATGCTACACGATGTATCCCAATAATTGATGCTTTATTGGCTCATGGTTTTGAACCAATTATAGCAAGTGACGGTTTTGCATTATCATTACTGCAAAAGGAATTTCCCAATTTATTATCTATTGAATTACCCGCCTACAATATTACCTATGCAAAAAATGGTGCACACTTTAAGTTGAAACTACTAAAAGACTCCCCTAAAGTTTTAAAAGCCATTAATTCTGAAAAAGAAACTGTCAAAGAAATTATTGAAACCTATAATATCCAAGGTATTATTTCAGATAACCGATTGGGAGTACGAAGTAAAAAAGTACCTTCAATATTTATTACACATCAATTAAATGTTTTAAGCGGAAACACTACTTGGTTAAGTACTAAAATGCACCAAAAGATCATTAAAAAATTTGACGTTTGCTGGGTCCCAGATGTTAAAGGAAGTACTAATTTAAGTGGCAAATTGAGTCATACCCATGTTTTCGAAATACCAACAGAGTACATTGGCCCTTTAAGTCGACTTGAATTAAAACCTAAAACTATTACCAACAACCTTTTGGTTTTACTCTCTGGCCCCGAACCTCAACGCACCTTACTTGAAGAAAAACTTTTATTAGAATTAAAAAACTACCCTAAAAAAGTAGTTTTTGTTAAAGGAGTTTTGGAAAAAGAACAAACTATACAAACTATGGGCAACCTTACTATTTATAATTTTATGACATCAAGTTTACTGGAAAAAACCATTAATGAAAGTGAATTTATAATTTCAAGGTCTGGTTATACAACCATTATGGATTTAGCAAAATTGAATAAAAAAGCTTTTTTCATTCCAACTCCAGGACAATATGAACAGGAATATTTAGCAAAAAGACTAACAGAACTTGAATTTGCTCCAAGTTGTAGTCAAGAAACATTTACAATAAGTCAACTTGAAAAAATAAATAATTTTAAAGGACTAAGCTCCTTTCATTTTAAAACAGATTTCAAAAGATTATTTAGCCTTTTCGAGAGTAAATGA